The following are encoded together in the Bactrocera neohumeralis isolate Rockhampton chromosome 6, APGP_CSIRO_Bneo_wtdbg2-racon-allhic-juicebox.fasta_v2, whole genome shotgun sequence genome:
- the LOC126762731 gene encoding uncharacterized protein LOC126762731 — protein MKLSQIISLSLIPTLYVLFVLLLEFVEDAVAQNPDPLFQLPVQLVGFPVIVLSVRLSQFAKKLAYSLNPNTYRARSKRDATTSAAYDAELAQKEILREFGPRACILEEPCRLHASRPGRFGAQQHPAWNEILRNYRVQSTGMKQWYLLSLFIGDAVRDVPLCRHLAKRLPCPGVGPLPPPQPR, from the exons ATGAAGTTAAGCCAAATCATTTCACTATCGCTCATACCAACGTTGTATGTgctgtttgtgttattgttggaATTCGTGGAAGATGCTGTGGCACAAAATCCTGACCCACTTTTCCAGCTGCCCGTGCAGTTGGTGGGCTTTCCGGTTATCGTTTTGTCCGTACGCTTATCGCAATTCGCCAAAAAGCTGGCCTACTCGTTGAATCCAA ATACCTATCGTGCGCGCAGCAAACGTGATGCCACTACATCGGCCGCTTACGATGCTGAATTGGCACAAAAAGAGATCTTACGTGAGTTTGGACCACGCGCTTGCATATTGGAGGAACCTTGCCGGCTGCATGCTTCACGGCCAGGTCGTTTCGGTGCGCAACAGCATCCAGCATGGAATGAGATTTTGAG AAACTACAGAGTTCAATCAACCGGCATGAAACAATGGTACCTGCTCTCACTCTTCATCGGCGATGCCGTGCGCGATGTGCCACTCTGCCGGCACCTGGCCAAGCGGCTGCCATGTCCAGGCGTTGGACCATTGCCGCCACCACAGCCACGTTAA